The following are encoded in a window of Manduca sexta isolate Smith_Timp_Sample1 unplaced genomic scaffold, JHU_Msex_v1.0 HiC_scaffold_2510, whole genome shotgun sequence genomic DNA:
- the LOC115454477 gene encoding uncharacterized protein LOC115454477 has product MGKDKKRKRDMINELSERLMELEKRMRRRHSGAPPGEEGTPSANNAISIHDGLSRRWTTIIQNGLKEDTKIQIIKKYDTPKNLPLLIPPKLNEEVVAAMNDSGIKRDRRIAEQQVVLGAAVTCIAKVLNNIICLDNKENIEILSDSGRLLCDLYYNNCMTRRSLILPGLNKEMKELMEKTPISEYLFGDKLQEKVNAVKAVKKSGQELKNTPTQAKPPMKPNQKNYRGPQRLQAARPSGPKQTKKIRHVAKPTVRAKRSPPRHYHSRRQNRR; this is encoded by the exons atggGAAAAGACAAGAAAAGAAAACGCGATATGATCAACGAGTTGAGCGAGCGGCTAATGGAGCTCGAGAAACGTATGAGGCGGAGACATTCGG GCGCTCCCCCCGGCGAAGAAGGCACACCTTCTGCTAATAATGCTATAAGCATCCATGATGGATTGTCCAGGCGCTGGactacaataattcaaaatggTCTCAAGGAagacacaaaaatacaaattataaagaaatatgacACTCCCAAAAATCTACCGTTATTGATTCCACCCAAGCTTAATGAAGAAGTAGTGGCTGCCATGAATGATAGTGGTATCAAGAGGGATAGGAGAATTGCTGAACAGCAAGTTGTGTTGGGTGCAGCAGTGACATGCATTGCAAAGGTgctgaataatataatttgtctgGACAACAAGGAAAACATTGAAATCCTAAGTGACTCTGGTAGACTACTTTGTGATTTGTATTACAATAACTGTATGACAAGGAGATCTTTGATTCTTCCGGGACTTAATAAGGAGATGAAAGAGTTAATGGAGAAAACACCAATTTCAGAGTATTTATTTGGTGATAAGCTTCAGGAAAAAGTGAATGCCGTTAAAGCTGTAAAAAAGTCCGGACAAGAATTAAAAAACACACCAACTCAGGCAAAACCACCTATGAAACCGAATCAAAAAAACTACAGGGGCCCACAACGGCTGCAGGCAGCTCGTCCCAGTGGGCCGAAACAAACAAAGAAGATAAGGCATGTGGCGAAACCAACAGTTCGGGCGAAGCGGTCGCCCCCGAGGCACTATCATTCCCGGCGCCAGAATCGCCGGTAG